A DNA window from Arachis duranensis cultivar V14167 chromosome 3, aradu.V14167.gnm2.J7QH, whole genome shotgun sequence contains the following coding sequences:
- the LOC107477831 gene encoding uncharacterized protein LOC107477831, producing the protein MFSFSCFHAHVSVNKPKKTVPPYTEEMMMALKGGPRSKVSKGSSVPRKSNPKAEQEHMQLSDNETSSNWDPVERTCKSEDLNSEFSFEIDGDVLQTMGLKKSHSLETGLYLTNTLTESDTHVGFPWIDSTRSQNESPRSICRKEHDPSDQCNKNPESEYQFSSGLVSPSDRDACDHSDTPLSSELAGDYTDRSGPGTPYLKKSRSLPNVRASKDYSGEDTFKHHSSKSRSSNDLHALDMGQKECRDEERENEFRRDNEIHMESYLDDGLDSSPLSDSAKDWVMPVMDDASEIKPLQRASSDDCFLSEFTNADFKIKRIEDWVIGLEDCEPPLDETNEVPKPVDSLVESNITIGVTAAGTDQRATPGMEAAKRYISTLGANASAAQLVNHGLVVIPFLSAFVSLKVLNLSGNAIVRITAGALPRGLHVLNLSRNNISTIEGLRELTRLRVLDLSYNRILRIGHGLASCSSLKELYLAGNKISEVEGLHRLLKLTILDLRFNKISTAKCLGQLAANYNSLQAISLEGNPSQKNVGDEQLKKYLQGLLPHLVYYNRQPLKASSLKDGTDRSVRLGISSHQSERSLRTDRKTSRKGSHGTVASRKPSASSSHPRRSQGVETPKLSKSRQAYPPPIKTKASAQSRNHFDVPSTSTVPNLGGLP; encoded by the exons AtgtttagtttttcttgtttccaTGCTCATGTTTCGGTAAACAAGCCAAAG AAAACAGTTCCACCTTATACTGAAGAAATGATGATGGCATTGAAAGGTGGTCCCCGAAGTAAAGTCTCTAAAGGTTCATCTGTTCCTAGAAAATCAAATCCAAAAGCAGAACAAGAGCATATGCAATTGAGTGACAATGAAACATCTAGCAACTGGGATCCAGTTGAGCGCACTTGTAAGTCTGAGGATCTGAATAGCGAGTTTTCCTTTGAAATCGACGGAGATGTTCTGCAAACCATGGGTCTTAAGAAAAGCCACTCTCTTGAAACTGGACTATACCTCACTAATACCTTAACTGAATCTGACACACATGTTGGTTTTCCTTGGATTGACTCCACTAGAAGCCAGAATGagtctccaagatcgatttgcagAAAGGAGCATGATCCCAGCGATCAGTGTAACAAGAATCCCGAGTCGGAGTATCAGTTCAGTTCAGGTCTTGTCTCACCTTCAGATAGAGATGCTTGTGATCATTCTGATACACCATTATCTAGTGAATTAGCTGGTGACTATACCGATCGTTCCGGTCCTGGCACCCCATATTTGAAGAAGTCACGCTCTCTGCCCAATGTCAGAGCTTCTAAGGATTATTCTGGAGAAGACACTTTCAAACATCATTCTTCAAAATCAAGATCTTCCAATGATCTTCATGCTTTAGATATGGGGCAAAAAGAATGTAGAgatgaagaaagagagaatgaattcAGAAGAGATAATGAGATTCATATGGAGAGTTACCTTGATGATGGTTTGGATTCTTCTCCGCTTTCTGATTCAGCAAAAGACTGGGTAATGCCAGTTATGGATGATGCAAGTGAAATCAAACCCCTTCAACGAGCTTCCTCAGATGATTGCTTCCTTTCTGAATTTACTAACGCAGATTTTAAGATTAAACGAATTGAGGATTGGGTAATTGGTCTGGAGGATTGTGAACCACCTCTAGATGAAACAAATGAGGTTCCTAAACCTGTTGATTCCTTAGTTGAATCCAACATCACGATTGGGGTGACTGCAGCTGGCACAGATCAAAGGGCCACTCCAGGCATGGAAGCTGCTAAAAGATATATATCTACCCTTGGTGCTAATGCCTCTGCTGCCCAGCTGGTTAATCATGGATTAGTTGTGATCCCATTTCTGAGtgcatttgtgagtttgaaggtGCTCAATTTGTCTGGAAACGCTATTG TGAGGATAACTGCAGGTGCTCTTCCCCGGGGCCTTCATGTTTTGAACTTGTCAAGAAACAATATCTCTACTATAGAGGGATTACGCGAACTTACAAGACTTCGTGTCCTAGACCTTAGCTACAACCGTATATTAAGAATTGGACATG GCCTTGCATCCTGTTCATCTCTGAAGGAGCTGTATCTTGCCGGGAACAAGATCAGCGAAGTAGAGGGTCTACACCGTCTCTTGAAGTTAACCATCCTTGATCTCCGTTTCAACAAAATTTCTACAGCCAAGTGTCTAGGCCAACTTGCAGCCAACTATAATTCACTACAAGCTATCAGCTTGGAAGGCAACCCGAGCCAGAAAAATGTTGGGGACGAACAACTGAAAAAGTATCTGCAAGGCCTTCTTCCCCATCTTGTCTACTACAATAGACAGCCTTTAAAAGCAAGCTCTTTGAAGGATGGCACAGATCGTTCAGTTCGGCTAGGCATTAGTTCCCATCAGTCTGAACGCAGCCTTAGAACGGATCGCAAGACATCAAGGAAGGGCAGCCATGGTACTGTAGCCTCTCGGAAGCCATCAGCCTCTTCCTCACACCCTCGCAGAAGCCAAGGGGTGGAGACACCAAAACTGTCCAAAAGCAGGCAAGCCTACCCGCCA